In the genome of Succinivibrio dextrinosolvens, the window GTTTACACTTGATTAAAGCAAAAAACGAGGAACTAAAGATATTTAAACAGAATAAAAGCGCTAGTCTTTTCACACCCATACCCCCTGCTACTTTAAGTATATATCCGGGTTTCCCAAAGACAGAGTGAAGCTTAGTTAAAGTTGTACAGTGAGGGGAAGAAAGGGAGAATAGACAAAAAAATAATGGGGAGGGAATCCTCAGCTGCGAAAAAAAACGGATAGAAAGCAAAATCAGGAACGGTTATATGCTTGGCTGCAGAAGCATCTGCAATGTAAAGAAAATGACCCATAGCTGAAATATTAGAATTAAGCTTGGGAACAGCGTAAGTTAGAAAAGATTGCTTCTTTCTCTAAAGGTTCTGGCTATTCAAAATCGGATTTATCCGGCACAGGAACACCAGTAATTTTGTATGGGCGACTTTATACTAACTATGAGACTGTAATATCAAATGTTGATACTTATACCGAAGAAAAAAAAGGAAGTGTTTTTAGTAAAGGCGGTGAAGTTATTGTTCCTGCATCAGGAGAGACTGCAGAAGATATTTCCGTTGCATCAGTCGTTGAAAAATCAGGAGTTTTGCTAGGTGGTGATTTAAATGTAATAACTCCAAACAAAGAACTTGAATCAATGTTTTTAGCATTAAACATTACTTATGGTAAATCTCATAAGGATATGTCCAAATTAGCCCAAGGTAAATCTGTTGTTCATCTTCATAATGCAGATTTAAAAACAATTGATATTCTGTATCCTTCTATACCAGAACAAAAGAAGATTTGTGAGTTCTTTAAATCACTAGACAACCTTATCACCCTTCATCAGCGTAAGTTGTTTCCGTTAAAAAACAAGAAAATTATTAGATGTGAATTTATTCATGATCAGAGATCTAATCCACTTGGGAACAGCGTAAGTTGGGGGAAATCTTCAAATATGAACAACCGGGACCATATATTGTTGAAAGTACGGAATATAACGATAGTTATAAAACACCTGTTTTAACTGCAGGACAAACCTTTATTTTAGGATACACAAATGAAACAAAAGGGGTAAAACAGGCTTCTCCAGAGAATCCTGTTGTTATTTTTGATGATTTTACAACTTCATCGCATTATGTTGACTTCCCTTTTAAAGTAAAGAGTTCTGCTATGAAGATTCTTTCTTTAACCAGTGAAAATTATGATATCTATTGTGTTAATAATATCCTTGAAAATATTGGTTATGTGCCAGGGAACCATGAACGACATTGGATATCCATTTTCTCTAAATTTGATGTCATGGTGCCATCTAAATTAGAAGAACAAAACAAAATTGGTAATTTCTTTAGAAAATTAGATAACCTTATTACCCTTCATCAGCAAGAGTCTCTATTTAACAAACAAGCCTTCAGTCAATTCAAGCAAAAACCGAAGATCCTTATGTATCTTCATCAGCAAATAGATACTAGAGGTAAAAAAATGCTAAATAACATATCAGCAGATAGTCTTTTCACTGAATACTACTCCATGTGGGTTTCTATCTATAAGGAAGGTGCAATTAGAAAAGTTACCCTTGCAAAATATAAAATGACAAATAACTGGTTAAAAAAACTGATCCCGTCTGTAAAGCTCAAAGAGCTTAATCGTATTGTTTATCAGAAGCTATTAAATGACTATGCCACTGAACATGAAAGACAAACAACAATGGATTTTCATCATCAGTTGAAAGGAGCAATTCTTGATGCTGTAGATGAAGGCCTCATTGAACGAGATCCTACCAGAAAAGTCATCATAAAGGGCAGACAGCCACGAATTAAGAAAATAAAATTTCTAAATCAGTTTGAGCTACACACCTTACTGAAAGATCTGAAGTTAGATACAAAAATCAACTGGGATTGGTTTATTCTTCTTGTAGCTAAAACAGGAATGAGATTCTCGGAAGCATTGGCATTAACCCCAAAGGATTTTGATTTCTCTCATCAGACTGTATCAATAAGTAAAACTTGGAATTATAAGGAAGAGGAAGGAGGTTTTCTTCCGACCAAAAACAAGTCTTCCGTAAGAAAGATCCAATTAGATTGGCAGATTGTCGTCCAATTCTCAACATTACTTAAAAATCTAGATCAAGATAAACCTATTTTTGTTAAGGACGGTCTACAGGTGTTCAATTCAACAGTAAATGACATCCTTGCTAGACATTGTAAAAAACTGAACATCCCTGTCATTTCTATTCATGGATTAAGGCACACACACGCGTCGTTACTCTTATTTGCAGGAGTCACTGTTGCAAGTGTTGCTAGAAGATTAGGTCATTCATCGATAAACACCACTCAGAAGACCTATCTTCATATCATTCATGAGTTAGAGAATCAGGATGTCGATTTGGTAATGAGATCATTATCAAGTCTTAGTTAAAGTTAATACTGCTGGTGAAGATTATCTATTAGTTCTCTCCTGAAATTAAAAATTTTCTAAGCACTTCGTCAAGCATCATTATTGCTCTTGGCGTAGGAAGAGTTTTTTGTTTTTTTTCTTCAAAATATTTTTTGGCTAGCGAAATGTCGGCTGTATTTTTAAGTTTATCGAAACGTCCGTATTCATTTATGTTTTTTAATGTTATTTTTTGCTTACACATTGCTCTTAACATTTCTTCATCAAGACCAAATGTAGTTGCAAAATTATGAATTTTATCGTTTTGGGCTTTTGAACAGTATTCCGTAATGTACTCTCTAAATGTCTTATTTGGTTCTATTTCAACATCACCAGTTTGAATGTCATGTAAAAAGATGTTGGCAAATTTCTGTTCTTCCTGCGTCAGAGTAGAAAATGTACTATGAAGTTCATCTTCGGCCTTTTTTATATCAATATCCTTGTTTATATCAGGATTTTGGAGAGTTTTTAAATACTTATCAAATCGGGAATTCATATAATCTGTATCGATTTTTCCTGTATCAATTGTTGTTATGTATCCCTTAAGATCAAAAGGAATATCAAAGTGGTCCCCACTTTCACCGCTTAATTCCTTATATCTTTGAACAAGAATTAGATATGTTTTTTCGTCGAATTCAATTTCAACAGTTTTATTTATTTCTTTAAAAACATATATTTTTTTCTTCCAGGTAAAACCTTGAACCTTAGATGCTTCAAGATATTCAAACAAAGAATTGAATTGTTTTGCAAACATCTTTCTTTCTGATTCATCATCAGGCAGTCTAGAAAAATCACTTATTCCTGCATTTTCAAATATTATTTTTATAACATTGAAAATCTGATTTAGAGCTTCTAAGTTATTAGGTAACTTCAATGCAAAAAGACCTAATGGCTTATTTCCTGAATATAACGCAACTGCTTCGTTAATATTCCTTTCCATAGTATGAGGTTTTCTATAATATTTAATCATTCCAAAAGGTTTATCCGGACCATAAAGACGGTTTGTTCTTGAAAATGCCTGAATAATGCTTTCATATTCAAGGACCTTGTCAAGGTACAGAGTATTTATCCATTTGGAATCAAACCCAGTCAGCATTTGGTCTACTACAATAAGAAGATCAATTTGCATCTCCGGCTTCTTTTCAATTCTTTCGTATGGTTTTTTATGAGCAAGTCTATTTGCAATGTCCTTTTTCATTTTTGCAAATTTTGGAATTGAAAAATCCTGTTCGTATCTTTTGTTATAGTCTTCAATAATTTCTTTCAATCCATCTTCTTTAGTAATACCAAATTCATTATTATCTATATTTGGATCAAATAAAGCTGTAACTTTTAAAGAAGGAGCTGACTGTTTAAATAAACGATAATATTCAACAGCTTCTTTTATGCTTGAAGTTGCAAAAATAGCATGGAACTTGCTCATCTGACTTAAAGTTGTCCAATTCTCTGCTATATCCTGAACAACAATGTTCTGATGTTCATATGTTTCATATTGAACTCTAGGAATATAGTCTTCTACACCAGTAACATATTCAACAGGAATTCTATCTTTATTACCCGACTCTACGTAATTATTCCCATTTTCATCAATGAAACACCTTTTATATTCGTTTTTATTCTTATCTACCCAATAACCGGCCATCTTTTTTGTTTGAGTAAACTGAATATAAATTTTTTTCTTTTTGGGGTCAGAAAGAGCCTCTTCTACAGTAGCGGCTTTAGCTTTATAGAGAGCCACTGCTTTTCTTATATCAATATCTTTAAAGGTAAGAACTTTATAGGGATCAAAACCTAATACATTTTTATCTCTGATTCCATCAGCAATACTGTATCTATGTAACTCATTCCCGAAAACGTCTGTTGTGGTGTTGTCAACTTTCTTATTTTCATTTTGAATCGGTGTTCCTGTGAAACCGAAGAAAATAGCATTAGGAAAAGTATGTTTAATTGTTTGAAGCATTTCTCCAAAGGTTGAGCGATGACATTCATCAATAATAAAAACCAGTCTTTTGTTATTGATTATTTCTATATCCTTTGCCTTAAGACTTATATTATCTTCACTAATATTACTCATCTTTTGAATAGATGTTACAATCAAGGTATTTGATGGGTTCTCCGAAGTAAGTTTACCAACCAGCACTTGAGTATCTTCAGTCTCCTGAATTGTATCTTTCCTTTGCTCCTCATTTAAATCTGCACCAGCAAAATTTCTATATTCATCTAAAGATTGAGTGCCTAATTCGATTCTATCAACAAGAAATACTACTTTATCTGCATCCTTAGATGTTGATATCAGTTGAGCAGACTTAAATGAGGTCATTGTTTTACCAGATCCTGTTGTATGCCAAATAAAACCTCCTTTTTGATTTTTTTCTCCCCATTGGGTTTTGGCAACTTTATCTGAAATTGCATTGGCTGCATAGTATTGATAACTTCTTAATACTTTTAAGACACCGTCTGTACCGTCCGCTATAGTGTAGAATCCAATTAGTTGATGAGCCATTGGAATAGAAAGCAACGTACTTCCAATGTCCATCCAGTTATTTATTGGCTCATTGTTAAAATCAGCCCAATGAAAGAAATAATCCTCATTAAAAGTTCCATCTGGACCAGGATTTGTAAAATAAAGAGTTTCACTAGGTGTCATTGCCACGAAGATTTGGACTAAGGAGAATAATCCAGAGAAAACACCTTCGGCTGAGTAATTACTTATTTGGCTAGTAGCTTGACATATAGGTACCCCTGTTTTTTTTAACTCAACATGAATAACAGGCATACCATTTATTAGTAAAGTAAAATCTCCCCTTCTATCATTTAGTATTGCTGATTTCTTTGTAAATCTTGGTTGTTCAACAATTTGATATCGACTTTGACCAGCTGCAATTTCTTTTCTGTCATATATTTTTAAATCAACTTCCTTTCCAAAGTGATCATGATCTTCAGGATTGTCTCTTTTAATAGTTACGAATCCACCATTGATGAATCCGTTAAGCAATAAAGGAGTTCTTTTTGTTGCAATCTGATCTAAAATTTGATGCATTTCACCATCAGTGAGAGGGAATTCATTAAGGCGGTCAATACCTCTATTATTTTCAAATAGGATATTTTTCCAATTCTCAATTAACTGCTGTTCTGTGCTGTTTTTTAATATTTCTTTTTCCCAGCCTTTTGTTGTCAGAAGATTAATTAAAGTTTTTTCAAATTCTAATTCTGTATTGAAGGTATTGTTCATAAAAAGAATCCCTCTTAATGGCAATTAAACAAACATTTTCTGTAAGAAAGCTTGCTTTAACTTTTGTAACATTTCCATCTTACGCAGATGAAGGGTTATAAGGTTATCTAGATTAGAAAAGAAATTTCCAATTTT includes:
- a CDS encoding tyrosine-type recombinase/integrase — translated: MGEIFKYEQPGPYIVESTEYNDSYKTPVLTAGQTFILGYTNETKGVKQASPENPVVIFDDFTTSSHYVDFPFKVKSSAMKILSLTSENYDIYCVNNILENIGYVPGNHERHWISIFSKFDVMVPSKLEEQNKIGNFFRKLDNLITLHQQESLFNKQAFSQFKQKPKILMYLHQQIDTRGKKMLNNISADSLFTEYYSMWVSIYKEGAIRKVTLAKYKMTNNWLKKLIPSVKLKELNRIVYQKLLNDYATEHERQTTMDFHHQLKGAILDAVDEGLIERDPTRKVIIKGRQPRIKKIKFLNQFELHTLLKDLKLDTKINWDWFILLVAKTGMRFSEALALTPKDFDFSHQTVSISKTWNYKEEEGGFLPTKNKSSVRKIQLDWQIVVQFSTLLKNLDQDKPIFVKDGLQVFNSTVNDILARHCKKLNIPVISIHGLRHTHASLLLFAGVTVASVARRLGHSSINTTQKTYLHIIHELENQDVDLVMRSLSSLS
- a CDS encoding type I restriction endonuclease subunit R, EcoR124 family, giving the protein MNNTFNTELEFEKTLINLLTTKGWEKEILKNSTEQQLIENWKNILFENNRGIDRLNEFPLTDGEMHQILDQIATKRTPLLLNGFINGGFVTIKRDNPEDHDHFGKEVDLKIYDRKEIAAGQSRYQIVEQPRFTKKSAILNDRRGDFTLLINGMPVIHVELKKTGVPICQATSQISNYSAEGVFSGLFSLVQIFVAMTPSETLYFTNPGPDGTFNEDYFFHWADFNNEPINNWMDIGSTLLSIPMAHQLIGFYTIADGTDGVLKVLRSYQYYAANAISDKVAKTQWGEKNQKGGFIWHTTGSGKTMTSFKSAQLISTSKDADKVVFLVDRIELGTQSLDEYRNFAGADLNEEQRKDTIQETEDTQVLVGKLTSENPSNTLIVTSIQKMSNISEDNISLKAKDIEIINNKRLVFIIDECHRSTFGEMLQTIKHTFPNAIFFGFTGTPIQNENKKVDNTTTDVFGNELHRYSIADGIRDKNVLGFDPYKVLTFKDIDIRKAVALYKAKAATVEEALSDPKKKKIYIQFTQTKKMAGYWVDKNKNEYKRCFIDENGNNYVESGNKDRIPVEYVTGVEDYIPRVQYETYEHQNIVVQDIAENWTTLSQMSKFHAIFATSSIKEAVEYYRLFKQSAPSLKVTALFDPNIDNNEFGITKEDGLKEIIEDYNKRYEQDFSIPKFAKMKKDIANRLAHKKPYERIEKKPEMQIDLLIVVDQMLTGFDSKWINTLYLDKVLEYESIIQAFSRTNRLYGPDKPFGMIKYYRKPHTMERNINEAVALYSGNKPLGLFALKLPNNLEALNQIFNVIKIIFENAGISDFSRLPDDESERKMFAKQFNSLFEYLEASKVQGFTWKKKIYVFKEINKTVEIEFDEKTYLILVQRYKELSGESGDHFDIPFDLKGYITTIDTGKIDTDYMNSRFDKYLKTLQNPDINKDIDIKKAEDELHSTFSTLTQEEQKFANIFLHDIQTGDVEIEPNKTFREYITEYCSKAQNDKIHNFATTFGLDEEMLRAMCKQKITLKNINEYGRFDKLKNTADISLAKKYFEEKKQKTLPTPRAIMMLDEVLRKFLISGEN